GGCAAGAACGACTTGGCGGATGCCGTGACCACGGCCGTGATCAACAAGCGCGCCGGCGGCATGGGCTTAATCTCCGGTCGCAAGGCGTTCCAACGTCCGATGAAGGAGGGCGTCGAGTTGCTGAACGCGATTCAGGATGTCTATCTCTGCAAGGAGATTGCCGTAGCGTAGAGACCGTAGGTCAGGATCCCCGCGATCCTGACTAGCGTATTGGCTTAAATGTGACGTCGCTGTAGACCACCGTCTGCAGCGACGCTTTCTTTTGAGAATGAATTCTTTGCCGATGGATGGTGCCCCATCGCCGGAAGCCCCGAGGAACGGGGGATTGCGGTGGGACGTCGCTACCTTGTGTTCTGCAGCGCTTGATTGAACTTCTCGCCGATCACCTCTGCCCGATACGCAAAGATCCCCCGCAATTGCCGCTTCACGAACAGCGAGTGCGCGATCCGTCCCAGAATTCCCAGCGGTAGAGCATATTTCACTTCATCAGAGATGAGGGTGCCGCCTTCAACTTCGCGGAAACTGTGCCGATGATGCCAGAGCCGGTACGGACCATTGATCTGTTCGTCGACGAAGGCATGCGGCGGATCGTAATGCGAGATCAACGTCCGCCAGCGCAGGCGCAGTCCCATCACTTTGATTGTGTAGTCGATCAACGCGCCGGCGTTCATCGCAATTGGTGTCGGCGTGACAATCACAAATCCCAGCGACGGTGGCGTGATCTTAGCGAGATTTTCGGGCCGCTCGAAGAATGCAAACACCTCCGGCAGCGGCCGCGGGACAAATTGCT
This is a stretch of genomic DNA from Candidatus Zixiibacteriota bacterium. It encodes these proteins:
- a CDS encoding SRPBCC family protein — protein: MKTYTLTAEQFVPRPLPEVFAFFERPENLAKITPPSLGFVIVTPTPIAMNAGALIDYTIKVMGLRLRWRTLISHYDPPHAFVDEQINGPYRLWHHRHSFREVEGGTLISDEVKYALPLGILGRIAHSLFVKRQLRGIFAYRAEVIGEKFNQALQNTR